In the genome of bacterium, the window GCGCCAGGAAGCGGCCGACGAATCCAAAGTCGCTCGGGATGCCGTCACACCCGTAAACGTCCAGGTAGACGTTGTAGTACTGCGCGCCCGGGGCGTTGCGCGTGATGTTGACGTCGATCCCCGTCGTCCCGTTGTTGGTCATGTTCCCAGGCGTCAGCTGACATTCAGAGGGCGCGCTCTCGCGCGGACATCCCGGCGATGAGGAGCAGGGGTTGGGCGTGATGTTCGGGTCGGCGAAGGTGTCGTATCGAACCGCCGTCACGACGACGCCCCACTGGTTGAGCTTGTTCTTGGAACCCTTCTCCGCGACCCCGTTGCCGGCCGCCGTCGCCGGCATCGTGACGTTGAAATCGCCCGCGCAGGTGACGCCGTTCTGGTTCCAGAACTGCGGGTTCGCAAGGTTCGTCGTGCCGGGAGCTGAGTACCGCTCCTCGTCCGGCGCCTTCAGCTCGTTGGACAAGAGGCTGCCGGTGGCGTCGGACTGATAGCCGCCGGTCCAGTTGTAGACGCCGGCATCGAGAAAGGCGCAGCTGGCCGAGCCGCCTGAGAGGTGAAAGCTGCCGTACTGGCCTGGCTGCATCTCGGTCCACGTGCCGCGGTTGTACTGGTTGTAGCTCTGCACGGTCGAGTAGTAGGAGACGGAGTTGGCCAGGTAACCGGGGTCGGGCAGCGTCGGGGCCGGCACGATCGGCGCGCCCGCGGTGTCGCCCGCCAGGCAGGGAGGCGGGTAGGGGACGAAGCCGGGGGTGGAGTTGTAGCAGTAATACGAAGCGGAGCTGCAGGTCGATCCGGCCGCTCCGTAGCAGTTGCCCGCTTCCTTCAGACCGGCGTCGACGCAGGCGGTGCCGTTGGAATACGTGTCGCCCAGGATGGTCAGCGAGGCTGAACCCTTGAGGTTGGTCGCGCACGTTCCTGTGCTGAGCGTGAGCAGCGCCGGCGTCTGGCGCTGGTTGCCGACGATGGCCGTCGCCGTGGCGTTGACGGTGACGGTGGTCGGGCCTCCGAAGATTTGCATGAAGGCAAGCGGGAGAGCGTGGACGGAGGTGAAGGTGAACTCGTAGCCGTTGAACAGGGTGTTGGTGGCGACGATCGTGAGCGTGTAGCCGCCCGTGTAGCTGTAGGTCCAGGTGTCCTGCTGAAGGTTGTTGCTCGGTCCGACGAGCGCGATCGTATGGGTGGAGGAGGCGGAGCCGGAATACAGGTGCAGGTCGTTCTGGTAGAGCTTCACCGACTGTGGCACGGTGCTGCCCGTGAGGTTGCGGAAGTTTTCGTACCAGTCGCCTGACGCCAGCGCCGCCGCGTCGACGGCGGCCTGCTGGTCGCGGCGGTCGACGTAGCCTCGACCCGAGTCGATGGCGAGGCCGAGCATGCCGAACAGCACCAGGATCAGAAGGCCGATCAGGACGATCGCCTGTCCCTCCTGCAGCCGTCGCTGCGGCGACCTAGTTCGAGTACTCGGCACGGTAGACCGCATATGCGGTGATGACGATCTGGTTGCCGACAACTTGCTGGATCACGGGGGTCAGCGGCTGGAAGTTGAACCAGAGGGTCACCTTGATCGGATCGTTGCCCTGGGCCGCCTGGATGGGGTTGCAGCCGGCTCCGGCGTTGGGCGGCGGGTAGGAACCGAGGCCGCCTTTCGGGCCGTTCGGATAGCCGTTGCCGGCGGGGCTGGGATCGGTGATGAAGATCCAACCGGTGTTGGGTGCCGGCAGCGAAGGCGAACCCACGGGGTTGCCGCCGTTGGGGAGCGGTCCGTTGGGGCACGCCGGGTTGTTGGCGAGGTTTTCGGTGACTGCGTGCGCTTGGATGGCGGTTGCCACGTCGGTGTCGGTGGGCCAGCAGTGGACGTAGGCGGGCGGCGCGCAACCGACACCGTTCGGGTCGATGTAGTCGGACGCCCGCACGGCCGCCCGCGCGCCTTCGTTGGCCGCCTGCTGCAAAGTGATGTAGAAGTACAGGCCGCGACCGAAGTCGATGATCCCGAACGTCAGAAGCAGGATCACCGGTGCGATGAGCGCGAATTCGGTCATCCCCTGCGACTTCTGGCTGCGGAACCACACGCGCATCGCTTTTTTCATGGCTTGCCTTGGATGGTGAAATGCTCGTTGTACGCGAGCGGGATACCGGCGCCGAACAGATTCTGGATGAACGGCGTGATGAGGGCGAAGTTCATCAGGATGGAGACGTTGATGTCGCCCAGCCGCCACGAGTTGTCGGTGGGATGGCTGGCCATCGTCCCGGTCTGAGGGTTGCCGCCGGGGTACGTGTAGCAGATGTAAATCCACGGCGATTGCGTCGCCGCCGGATAGGCCGCCGCGGCATACGGCTTGTTGTTGACGGCGTTGCCGTCCGTCGGGGCCAGGCAGGAGCCGCTTGCCTTCAGCGTGCCCGTCAAGCCGGAGCCTGAAAGCGACTGGTTGACGGCGGTGATGACATCCGCGTCGTCGAGATAGATATTGAGCCGTGATCGAGTGTCGAACCAGGCGCCGTGGCGGGCGCCCTCGCGGGCGGCGCCCTGCATGTTGACGGAGAAATAGAACGCCCGCGACAGGTCCAGGAGGCCCATCATCAGCAGCAGCAGGACGATCGACGAGATGGCGAACTCGACCAGCGACTGCCCGCGCTGGCGTTTGGCCGCCATGCCGTGAACGCTTGTTCGGTTCATTTCAGCGCTCATATTCAATCGGATCGCGCACCAGGATGCACCATGTGTACCGCGTCTAACGAACTTAAGACGGTTTTCAGTCGCGTTGCACGCGAGTAAGTTAACGGCGGCAATCGCTGATGGCGCAAAGCATGACCACCAAGCCCGCTGACGTCCACGAGTCGCGTCGCTGGCAGGACATCCGCGCGCGGGCCATCGACGCCACCTTCGATTCCGATCGCCGCCGCGTCGGGGAGCGGGTGGCGGTCGTCTTCCGCTGGCTCTTCCTGATCGTCCTGGCGGTGCTGAACACCGTCAACCCACACAGCGGGGCGGAAGCCAAAGTGACCAGCGACGCCGTCCTTGCCGGCTGGGGAGCCATGAACGTCGCGGTGAACGTGCTCCTCGCCCGCGGTTACCGGCCGGGGAAGCAGTTCAGCCTGACGACCATGGCGCTCGACATCTTTTTCGCGGTCGCCCTGGTCTACCTGTCGGACGGCTTCAGCAGCCCTTTCTTCTTGGCGCTGTTTCTGGCCGTGATCACCAACGCCGTGCGGTTCGGCGCCACCGCCAGCTTCATGTCGGCGCTGATCATCTCTTTCATCTACCTGTTCATCGGCGGCAGTTTCACGCCCGCCAACTTCTACATCGACCCCAACGCGACGGTGGGCAAGGTGTTCCTCTTCCTCGTTGTCGCGCTCACCACCGGTTACATGACGCGCGAGCTGGAGCGCCAGAGGCGCTCGGCCGTCGAGCGGGCGGCGCAGGCGGACTCGCTCCGCGAGCTGAGCATGGACATGACCAGCGACACCGACATCAAAGACGTGTTCGACGTGCTGATCGACAACGCCGTCCAGATGACGAGCGCCGAGCGCGGGCGCTTGATTCTCGCTTCGCAGGAGGGGTTCACCGTCGTCGCCAGCGCGAGCCGCGGGCCGGAGTCGGAGCTCGCTCCCGAAGGTGAAACGATTGACGAGCACCAGCTGGCCCAGGCGGCCACCACAGGCGAGGCCGCCTTCGCCGCCGACCGCAAGGGCCTGGTGATTCCGATCGCATCCGGCGAAGGTGTCACCGCCCTCGCGTGCCTGACCCAGATCGCCGCCACCTTCACCAACCAGGACCTGTTCGTGGTGAACGCCCTGTCCGGCAGCTCGGCGGTTCCGCTCGCCAACGCGCTTCGCTACCAGCGGAGCCGGCAGGAGGCGACCACGGACGCCTTGACGGGGCTGGCCAACGTCAGGGAGTTCCGCCGGCGGCTGGAGGCCGCGTTCGCGCGGCCTGACCGCCGCAACGCACCGCTGTCGCTGCTCCTCGTCGATTTTGACCATTTCAAGTCCGTGAACGATGAGCTCGGCCACCAGCACGGCGACCTGGTGCTGCAGATGGGGGCCAGGATCGTGCGGGCGGCGGCGCGAGCGCAGGACCTGGTGGCGCGTTACGGGGGTGACGAGCTGGCGGTGATCGTCGCCGATACCAACGGTACCGGAGCGCAGCGTTTGGCTTATCGCATCGTGGACGCGGTCCATGCCGCGGCGGTGTCGACGACTCCAGGCGGTCACCTGACGTTCAGCATCGGGGTCGCCACCTACCCGGATGACGCCTTCACGGCGACTGAGCTCGTGGCGGCGGCGGATCAGGCGCTGTACCTGGCCAAGCGCGAGGGCAAAGACCGTCCGTGCACGTTTCCCCAGCTCGTCACCGAGCTCGAGCTCGCGGACGGCAACCTGGTCTCGATGCTGACCGAGGCCGGGCCCCAGGTGATGGTGGCGGCCGCCCATGCGGTCGATCACCGCAGCCCCGTCGCGCAGGGACACTCGAGCCGCGTCGCCGCCATCGCGGATGCCATCGGCCGCCGCTCGAGCTTTTCCTCAAGTCAGCTGGAGAACCTCCGGACAGCGGCGTTCCTCCACGATGTCGGCCACATGACGCTCGGCCCGGACGGACAAGGATTCGAGGTCCCGGGCCATGCGGAGGCGGGCGAGAGGATAGTCGCCGGGGCGAAATTCCCGGCCGAGGTGGTGGCCGCCGTCCGGTTCCACCATGAGCGTTGGGACGGTGGCGGCAAAACCGACGGCATGACCGGGGACGGCGTTCCGATCAGCGCGAGAACCCTCGCCGTGGCCGAGAGGTATGAGGCGCTGACCGCCGGGCGCGCCTGCACGCGGTTGACGCCGCAGGAGGCGTTGGCGAAGCTGGCGGAGGGGTCGGGTTCCGAGTTCGACCCGGCCGCCGTCGAAGCGCTAGGGCGGGCCGTCCGGGATGGGAGCCTCGAGCTGAACCTCCCGGACGTGGCGCTGCCCGCGACGGCTTAGGCGCCTTGCCACCTTCCGGCGCAGCCGTTCGCGCCTGTGGTCCAGGTCCCGCGCCGCCTCGGGCATCCGCCGCTGAGCGGCCTCGACGACGGTGAGCGCCTGCTGCGGGTCGCGTCGCCGCCATTCCAGCAGCCGGGCCCGAGCGACCGACACGCGGATGTCCTCGGGGACGCTCGACTCCAACCAGCCGAGCAGCTGGTCGGCGGCGGCGACCGAGCCGCGCCGCACGAGCCGCCGTGTGATCAAAAGGCCTGCGCTGGCGGCGGCTTCGCCCTGGGCGAACGACGTCGCGTTGCGCAGCGCCCTCCAGCCGTCGGCCCGAGCTCCCCGGCGAAAACGGTGACGACCGAGGGCGAGCCAGTCCGCGGCGTCCATCCCAGGCTCGCCCTGTAGCCGGAGCAGCAGGCGCGAGTGAAGGTGGACGAGGCTGATCACATCCAGCCGGTTGTGCTCCAGGGCCGCCTCCAGCAGGTCGCTCGTGCCGGCGCGCAGGTAGTCGAAGTAGGCGTCGGGCACCAGCGCGCTGGGGAGGGGGTCGTCGCGCTCGTAACCCAGGACGCGCTCCTCGACCGATCGCAGGGTGCAGCTCTCCAGGCGGTGCCTGTACAGCGCTCGCACGAGCGTCAGCAGGTCGACGTGGGGCAGGTCGACGAAGTCGCCAGGCATGCGCGCCATCACCCACCGCGTCCGCAGGACCGGGAGGTCGAACGAGCCGCCGTTGAAAGTGCCCAGCGCCTCGGCCGCCTGCAGCTCTTCGCGCAAGGCATGCAGGAATGCCGCCTCCATGCCGGGCTGCGGCAAGAACAGCTGGGCGACCCTCAGGCCGCAGTCGATGGGACGGGCCACGGCGGCGGCGAAGACATAGGTCCCGGCGCCGCCGCTGAGCCCGGTGGTCTCGGTGTCGAAGTACGCGATGCTGCCCGGATCCGGATCCAGCGCGGGCAGCCGGACGACGTCCTGGCGGAGGACGGCGGTGCCGAAAGGCGTCGACACCTCCTCGAACCCTCGCGGCAGTTCCCCCGGCGGCTGCGGCCGGGGCCGCCGGGGAGCGCCTAGACGGGTAAGGCGGTCGCGGAGAGCAGTTTCAGGCACGCCTGCTTGGCTCCTTGGGCGAGATGCAGCGGCCCGATGCATGAGGGGCACCCGGCAAGGCACGGGCATTCGCGCACGAGCGAGGCGGCGTCTTCGAACAGCTCGCGGTGCAGCTCGTACATTCGCGCCGAGAAACCGACGCCGCCGGGATAAACCTCATACACCGTGACGGTGGGGAGCATCGTCGTCACCGAGCGAACCTCGGCGACCGCGCCCAGGTCGCGGGGGTCGCACATCAACCGCATGCTGGCCACGTGCCGCAGCGCATGGGCCATTCCCTGCAGCCCTGCCTCCAATGTCTCGCGGCCGAGCGACCGCCACAGGCCTTCCTCCACCGTGACCCAGTAACCCGTCGTGTGCAGCGTCTGCTCCGGCAGGTGGATGGGACCCGAGCCGATGTTCTCGTGCGTGTGAAATTTGATCTTCTTGAACATGCTCGCGAGCGAGGTGATCTTCAGCTCGCCGTGACCGCGCGAAATCGCAGCCAGGTCCGGGCCGGCAAACGTGTCGAGGACCTGAACCGTCACCGACGCCAGCGCGTCTGTGTAGTAATCGACCTCGACCGGGCGGACGTAAGCCTTCTTCTCGTCCCAATCCAGGCGGTCGACGTGAAACTGCGCGCCTTCGTGCAGGTAGACCGCCTCCTCGTGCAGCAGCACGGGAGCGGAGAACTGGTCCATCTCACCGATGACCTGTGGCCGCGGGTGCGAGGTGTCGATGATGACCACGTTGTCGGCGGCGATCCGGCGCAGGTGCACCTCCTCGGCGGGGAATGCCTGTCGGCTCCAGAACCAGCGCCCGCCGGAGCGGGTCGCCGAGCCGTCCTCCTCGAACAGCTGCAGCAGCTCACGCACGTCGGCGCGGCCGAGCCGTTCCTCTGACTCGAACGGGAGCTCGAAGAGGCCGGCCTGCAGGTGGCCTGCCAGCAGCAACAGGTTGTCGGGATCGATGAGCCCTTCCTCGGGATCCGCGCTCAAGAAGTACTCCGGGTGACGCACGATGAACTGATCGAGCGGCGAGCTGGACGCCACGAACACGCCGATGGACCCGGAGCGGCGACCGGCCCTGCCGAGCTGCTGCCACGTCGACGCGATGGTTCCCGGATATCCGACCAGCACCGCGGTCTGCAGGGTGCCGATGTCGATGCCGAGCTCGAGCGCGTTCGTGCTGACGACGCCGGTGATCTCGCCGTTTCGCAGCCCGGCCTCGATCTCTCTTCGGTGCAGCGGCAGGTAGCCGGCGCGGTAGCCGCGAACCCGCTGCGCGACGTCGAGCCGCGGCGCGAGGTCCTGCCTCAAGTAGCTGAGCATCACCTCAACCTGCAGGCGGCTTTTGCAGAAGACGATGGTCTGCACGCCGGCTCGGATCCAGGGTGCCGCGATGCGCCGCGCTTCGAGCATCGAGCTGCGCCGCACGCCCATCTCGCGATTGATCAACGGCGGGTTGTAGAAGATGAGCCGGCGCTCGCCACGCGGTGCGCCGCTGCGGTCGACCAGCTCGATGTTCTCTTCCTCGAGGAGGCGCTGCGCGAGCTGCAGCGGATTCGCGATCGTCGCGGACGCGCAGATGAAAGTCGGGTTCGAGCCGTAGAACGTGCAGATTCGCTTCAGCCTCCGGATGACGTTGGCTACCTGGCTGCCGAACAGTCCGCGATACGTGTGGAGCTCGTCGATGACCACGAACTCCAAGCTCGAGAAGAGCCGGCGCCAGCGGGTGTGATGGGGCAGGACGCCGGCATGCAGCATGTCCGGATTGGTCATCACGACATGACCGCCTTCGCGGATCGCGGTCCGGCGGCCGGGAGAGGTGTCGCCGTCGTAGGTATCGACCCGCACCTCGATGGGCAGGCCGTGCTTCAGGGCGCTGAGCTCCGCGAGCTGGTCTTGCGCCAGCGCCTTCGTCGGATACAGGTACAGCGCCCGCCGCTCGGGGCTTTCCAGCAGGCGCTCCAGGACCGGGAGGTTGTAACAGAGCGTCTTGCCGCTCGCCGTCGGCGTCACCACGACCAGGTGGCGTCCACGCCGCACGGCGTCATAGGCGTCGGCCTGGTGGGAGTACAGACGCTGGATTCCCCGCCGGGCCAGGGCTTCAACCAGCTCCGGTCGCAGGTCGGACGGCAGCGGGGCGAAATTCGCCGGTGCTTCCGGAATCCCGTGGTCCAGCGTTATATCCCCTTGGAAGCCGGCTGCGTCGAATGAAGGAAAGCTGGCCATGCTGCGCCTTGGGAGGTTAAACGAACATTCGTTCGGAGTCAAGTGAAGCGGAGGTCCGCGGCGCTCGGTACGGACGCTACGAGCCGGGCTCGGAGGCGGACTTCGAGCGGCTCTACCGGAGCGCCTACCGGCAGATCCTGGGCACCCTGATCACCCTGCTCGGCGACCGGGCGGCGGCGGAGGATTGCGCCCAGGACGCCTTCGAGCGTGCCTACAAGAGCTGGAGGACATGGCGCGACGACGCGCCGGCCGAGGCCTGGCTGCATCGCATCGCGATCAACGTCGCGATCTCGGATCGGAGGCATCAGCGCCTGCGCCAGGCGGGCGAGGTCATCCGCCGCCTGGGCCGCCCCGCCTCGCCCGCCGATCCGGCGACCCTCGCCGAAAGATCCGATCTCCTCCGGGCGCTCCGGCGGCTTCCGGCCAGGCAGGCCGCCGCGCTGGTGCTGCGCCACTACCACGGCTACAGCAACCGGGAGATCGCCACCGCGCTCGGCGTGCCGGAGCGGACCGTCGCCTCCCGCCTGGCGGCGGCGAAAAAACAGCTGAGCGTCACCCTGGCTGACGCGCGGAAAACCAAAAATGGGTAGTTGCCCTTGAGCCGGCGTTGGTTCTTCCCGACATGAACGATTTCGAGCGGGAGCTGGAGCGCGAGCTGCAACGGATCCTGGACCCGATCGCGGCCGCCGCGATCCCGGCTCGGAGAGTCACCACCACTGGAGGGACGATGAAGAGGCTTTTGGGAGGCGCCGGTGCGGCGCTGGGGATGAAGGTCGTGACCGGTCTTGCGGTGGCCGCGATGGCGGCGACGGCGGCCGGCGTGGCGACCGAGATCGCGACCACCGGCAGCATCAACCCAGCGGACTGGGGTCAGCAGGTCACCAAGCAGGTCCAGACGTGCAAGGACACGCTTCGGGCCTCTGGCACCCGCGGCATCGGCCACTGCGTGAGCCAGTTCGCCAAGCAGCATGGCGACGCGGTGAGCGACCAGCACCAGGCCAGCCAGGCGCGTGAGCATGGCAACGGCAACGCCGGCGGCAAGGACAATGACAAGCAGAAGCACCAGGGGGCTGGCCCGGGCGGCTCGGGCGCGCATGCCAAGTCGACGCCCGGTGCACAGGCGGCGGGCGAGTCACATGTGCCGGGAGCGCCGGCGAGCAGCCCTCAGCCGTAATCGCGGTCGACCAGAACCCCTTCCTCTGGCGGGGCCGGGCCGCAAGGTTCGGCCCCTTTGCGTTCGTGCGGCCGCCCTATTTGTCGCCGGCGACCTTCCAACGCTGGCCGGCGGCGGTGTCGGTGACGGCGACGCCGAGGGTCGCCAGCTCGTCGCGCAGCCGATCCGCGGTGGCGAAGTCTTTGGCCGCCCGCGCTCTCTCGCGCGCCTCGAGCAGGCTTGATGCGCCGCCGGGCAGGGCCACGTCAGGCTGGGATCGGTCGAGGTCGAGTCCCAGCACGCGGTCCCACGAGCGCAGCAGGGCCGCACGCGCGCCCGGTGCGACATCCGAGTGAGCCAGCTCGGCCACGAGCGCCATCACCGCCGGCAGGTCGAGGTCGTCCGCGAGGGCGGATCTGAACCGTGACTCGAACGCGGCGGCGTCCGCGCCCTGGAGGTCGCCGCCGCTTGAGTCACGAGACCAACCGGCGACGCGTTCGCGGAGCTGGCGCAGGGCACGGTCGGCGCCCGCGAGGCCGCCGGTGCTGAAGTTGAGCTTGGTGCGGTACTTCGCCTGGAGCGCGAGATATCGGAACGCCAGCGGGTCGAAGCCCTGCTCCTCGAGCTCGGTGATACGAAAGAAGTTACCGGCTGATTTCGCCATGCGCGAACCCGCGAGCATGAGCAGCCCGCCGTGCATCCAGCAGCTCACCACGCGGTGGCCGGTGACCCCTTCCGACTGTGCGATCTCCGCTTCGTGGTGCGGAAACACGTTGTCGGCGCCGCCGGTGTGGATGTCGAAGCGCTCTCCAAGGAGCGACATCGACATCGCCGAGCATTCGATGTGCCAGCCTGGAAAGCCAGGCCCCCACGGGCTCGGCCACACCTGCTGCCGGTGCTCACCGGCGGCCTTCCAGAGCGTGAAGTCACCGGGATGGCGCTTCCGCGGGTCGACTTCGCCGCGGGCGCCCGCCAGCAGCTTGTCGATCGTGTTGCGCGAAAGCTTGCCGTAGGCGGCAAAGCTCCCGATGTCGTAATAGACCGTGCCGCCCGCCTCATAGGCATGCCCTTTGGCGATCAGCGTGGTGATCAGCTCGATCATCCGCGGTATGAAGTGGGACGCGTGCGGATACTGGGCCGCACGGCGGATGTTGAGCTTCGCCGCATCCGCCATGAATGCCGCGGTGTAGTGAGCCGCAATCTCTGCCGGCGACTTTTTCTCCAGGCGCGCGGAGACGAGCATCTTGTCCTCGCCGCGGTCGAACGTGTCGTCGGTGAGATGGCCGACGTCGGTGATGTTCATCACCTGCTCGGTGCGGTAGCCGAGGTACTCGAGGCTCCGGCACAAAAGGTCCGGCAGCATGAACGTGCGGAGGTTCCCAACATGCACGTAGCGATAGACGGTGGGCCCGCAGGAGTAGATCCGGACGGTCCCGCCGGCCAGAGGACGGAGCCCCTCCTTGGTGCGCGTGAAGGTGTTGTAGAGCCGGATCGCCGGAGTGGTCGCCATCATTCTGAATCTATGCTGCCAGGTGTGAGGGCTCACCGGCTGGACGGATCCGCCCGGGTCGAGGACGTGGTCGGACGGGTCCTGGTCCACGACCTCGGGCCCAACCTTCGCAAGGGGACGGTGCTGGGCGGCGAGCACCTCGATCGGGTCCGGCAGGCGGGCGAGGTCCATGTCGTCGAGCTCGAGCCTGGCGACCTCCACGAGGATGCCGCCGCGCGCCGGCTGGCCGCGGCGCTCGTCAGGCCGGGTCTCGAGCCGCGGCGACCGGTCCAGAGCCAGGTCCGCCTGGTCGCCCGGCGTCGCGGTCTGTTGCGTGTGCGCGGCGACCTGGTGGACGCCCTCAACGCACTCGGCTGCATCTCCGTCTTCACCCTGATGGACGGCCAGGCGGTCGCCGAGGGTGAGGAGGTCGCCGGCTGCAAGGTCACGCCGGTGGCCGTGCCGGGCCGCCTGGTGGCGGCGGCGGAGGAGATCTGCCGTGAGCAGGGCCCGGTGGTGGAGCTGCTCGAGTTCCGGCCGCTCAAGACCTTCGTCGTCGCGACCGAGCGCTTGAAGCCGAAGGCGCGCGAGCTCTTCCGCGTCGCGGTGACCGCCAAGCTCGGCTGGTATGGCGCGGACGTCCTGGAGGTGCGTGAGGTGGCGCGCACGGCTGAGGCCGTGGCCGCGGCTTACCAGGAGGCGGTGGCGGTGGATGCGGACCTGGTGCTGTTCGCCGGCGCCTCCGCGATCGATCCCCTCGACCCCGCGTACGCCGAGCTGACGCGCGCGGGCGGCTCGCTGCTGCAGCTGGGGGCGCCGATGCACCCCGGCAGCATGCTGTGGCTCGGCCGCCTGGGCGAGGCCGCGGTGGTCGGCGTGGCGTCGTGCGCGGGCTTCGGCCGATCGAGCTCGCTCGACCTGCTGCTCCCGTTCGTCTTCGCCTACGGCCGCGCTGAAGCCGGGGACCTGCGGCGCCTCGGCCACGGCGGCCTCATCGAATCCGCCGCCGGGCGCCGCTTTCCTCCCTATTCCTGAAGGCGGATCACCGGCATCGTGAGCTCCGGCCAGCCGTTGGCCGCCATCGCCGCGAGCAACCCGTCCACCGCCGTCACCAGCTCCACCAATCGCACCCCGCGGTGCTCGGGCAGGTACGGGCGGAGGTAGTCCGCGCCGCTCCGCCACTTGTTGCTCGCGCCGCGCCGGTTGCGGCGGCCGTAATGCAGGCAGCCGGCCGCGACCTGGATCATTCCCTTGTAAAAGCCGGCGTCAGGACCCTTGCGATCCGGCAGCCACTCGCCTTCCCAGACCTCGTGCGCGTCCCAGTAACGACCGCGGTTGAAAAGCTCGATGCCGTGCCTGAGCCCGTCGCTCACGCTGACACGGGCCGCGATAATCGCTGCATGGCTGAGCTTCCGGCCGAGTACTCGCGCGCCAACCTGTCGAGCGATCCCATCTACCGATACCTTCGCATCACCAAGGGCGGGCCTGGGGGCGTGGCCGGGCTGGCGGCCGAGCAGGACCTGGTCGATTCCGCCTGGCTCCAGCGTCTGCGCCGCATCCACCAGCTGCAGAGCGCCTGGTGGGTGTTCGCCACGGCGGAGCATTCGCGCTTCCAGCACGCCCTGGGCGCCATGCACCTGGCCGGGGAGTGGGCTCGCCACCTGTACCCCTCGCTGCGCGCCAGCTGCGAGTCCGTGCCCTCGGCGCAGGTGGTCGAGGAGACCATGCGCATGGCGGGGCTGCTGCACGACGTCGGCCACGGTCCGTTTGGCCACTTCTTCGACGAGAACTACCTCGACGCATGGGGCATCGATCATGAGGTGATCGGACGGGCCCTGATCACCGGGCCCCTGGCTCCGCTGATCGAGGCCCTGGGCGCGTCGCCGAGCGCCGATTTCGAACGGAGGGAGCAAATCGATCCGCGCTGGGTCGCATACCTGATCTCATCGGCCGACCTGGACGGCTTCCACCCTCCTCCGTGGCTCGCGGCATTGAGGCCGGCGCTGGTCGGCGCCTATTCGGCGGACAACATGGACTACGTCCCGCGTGATTCCTACATCTGCGGCGTCGCGGCGGGGCCGGTCGAC includes:
- a CDS encoding DEAD/DEAH box helicase: MASFPSFDAAGFQGDITLDHGIPEAPANFAPLPSDLRPELVEALARRGIQRLYSHQADAYDAVRRGRHLVVVTPTASGKTLCYNLPVLERLLESPERRALYLYPTKALAQDQLAELSALKHGLPIEVRVDTYDGDTSPGRRTAIREGGHVVMTNPDMLHAGVLPHHTRWRRLFSSLEFVVIDELHTYRGLFGSQVANVIRRLKRICTFYGSNPTFICASATIANPLQLAQRLLEEENIELVDRSGAPRGERRLIFYNPPLINREMGVRRSSMLEARRIAAPWIRAGVQTIVFCKSRLQVEVMLSYLRQDLAPRLDVAQRVRGYRAGYLPLHRREIEAGLRNGEITGVVSTNALELGIDIGTLQTAVLVGYPGTIASTWQQLGRAGRRSGSIGVFVASSSPLDQFIVRHPEYFLSADPEEGLIDPDNLLLLAGHLQAGLFELPFESEERLGRADVRELLQLFEEDGSATRSGGRWFWSRQAFPAEEVHLRRIAADNVVIIDTSHPRPQVIGEMDQFSAPVLLHEEAVYLHEGAQFHVDRLDWDEKKAYVRPVEVDYYTDALASVTVQVLDTFAGPDLAAISRGHGELKITSLASMFKKIKFHTHENIGSGPIHLPEQTLHTTGYWVTVEEGLWRSLGRETLEAGLQGMAHALRHVASMRLMCDPRDLGAVAEVRSVTTMLPTVTVYEVYPGGVGFSARMYELHRELFEDAASLVRECPCLAGCPSCIGPLHLAQGAKQACLKLLSATALPV
- a CDS encoding DUF309 domain-containing protein, encoding MLRRGEHPPGALQLVDAAQTLEPGGIDQVLLGRQPGHAPRPALGDAKVSVDGIARQVGARVLGRKLSHAAIIAARVSVSDGLRHGIELFNRGRYWDAHEVWEGEWLPDRKGPDAGFYKGMIQVAAGCLHYGRRNRRGASNKWRSGADYLRPYLPEHRGVRLVELVTAVDGLLAAMAANGWPELTMPVIRLQE
- a CDS encoding sigma-70 family RNA polymerase sigma factor translates to MRSESSEAEVRGARYGRYEPGSEADFERLYRSAYRQILGTLITLLGDRAAAEDCAQDAFERAYKSWRTWRDDAPAEAWLHRIAINVAISDRRHQRLRQAGEVIRRLGRPASPADPATLAERSDLLRALRRLPARQAAALVLRHYHGYSNREIATALGVPERTVASRLAAAKKQLSVTLADARKTKNG
- a CDS encoding diguanylate cyclase, which encodes MAQSMTTKPADVHESRRWQDIRARAIDATFDSDRRRVGERVAVVFRWLFLIVLAVLNTVNPHSGAEAKVTSDAVLAGWGAMNVAVNVLLARGYRPGKQFSLTTMALDIFFAVALVYLSDGFSSPFFLALFLAVITNAVRFGATASFMSALIISFIYLFIGGSFTPANFYIDPNATVGKVFLFLVVALTTGYMTRELERQRRSAVERAAQADSLRELSMDMTSDTDIKDVFDVLIDNAVQMTSAERGRLILASQEGFTVVASASRGPESELAPEGETIDEHQLAQAATTGEAAFAADRKGLVIPIASGEGVTALACLTQIAATFTNQDLFVVNALSGSSAVPLANALRYQRSRQEATTDALTGLANVREFRRRLEAAFARPDRRNAPLSLLLVDFDHFKSVNDELGHQHGDLVLQMGARIVRAAARAQDLVARYGGDELAVIVADTNGTGAQRLAYRIVDAVHAAAVSTTPGGHLTFSIGVATYPDDAFTATELVAAADQALYLAKREGKDRPCTFPQLVTELELADGNLVSMLTEAGPQVMVAAAHAVDHRSPVAQGHSSRVAAIADAIGRRSSFSSSQLENLRTAAFLHDVGHMTLGPDGQGFEVPGHAEAGERIVAGAKFPAEVVAAVRFHHERWDGGGKTDGMTGDGVPISARTLAVAERYEALTAGRACTRLTPQEALAKLAEGSGSEFDPAAVEALGRAVRDGSLELNLPDVALPATA
- a CDS encoding cysteine--tRNA ligase produces the protein MDLARLPDPIEVLAAQHRPLAKVGPEVVDQDPSDHVLDPGGSVQPVSPHTWQHRFRMMATTPAIRLYNTFTRTKEGLRPLAGGTVRIYSCGPTVYRYVHVGNLRTFMLPDLLCRSLEYLGYRTEQVMNITDVGHLTDDTFDRGEDKMLVSARLEKKSPAEIAAHYTAAFMADAAKLNIRRAAQYPHASHFIPRMIELITTLIAKGHAYEAGGTVYYDIGSFAAYGKLSRNTIDKLLAGARGEVDPRKRHPGDFTLWKAAGEHRQQVWPSPWGPGFPGWHIECSAMSMSLLGERFDIHTGGADNVFPHHEAEIAQSEGVTGHRVVSCWMHGGLLMLAGSRMAKSAGNFFRITELEEQGFDPLAFRYLALQAKYRTKLNFSTGGLAGADRALRQLRERVAGWSRDSSGGDLQGADAAAFESRFRSALADDLDLPAVMALVAELAHSDVAPGARAALLRSWDRVLGLDLDRSQPDVALPGGASSLLEARERARAAKDFATADRLRDELATLGVAVTDTAAGQRWKVAGDK